The DNA window AAGCTGTTCGGCGCCAAGGCATACCGGAACATGAGACGGCTTGCCGCCATGGGATTGTCACAGATCGGTACCGAGGAAGCGATGAAGACATTACAGGCGGGTTTGAATAAAAAGAACAAGGATATCAAAATGGCATGTGAAATGGTGGTAAGAGGATAGCAAGATACCCATGACTACGGCAGTGAATATCCAAAATTCGGCCCGGGAGCTTATTACGCTGTTCTACAGCCTGGCCAAGTCGATGCAGGTCTATGACGTCAACAATGACGTCGTGCAGAATGCCGCCAAAAAACTCAGCCTGCACGTAACCGAGCTGTTCCGTACCCTGCCCATGGCCGAGATCGTCCTGTACCGCGATTATATATTTTTCAACAAACAGCGCCTGCGGTATGATGTGGAGGGATATGTCAGCCTGCAATTCCTAGAAGAAAGCATGAAGCGGCTCCGGATCAAAAATTTGACCTTTATGCCGGGGATCGCGGTTTTGGAACTCATCCGGTTCGCCGGGATATTCAAGGGTTCAAAAAACACGTTTCTTAAAGCCTATGCCCTGGAGAAATTAAAGTCCATCGCTATCGACTTCATGACCACCGAGGACGATCTGCCCGAATTTTTCAAAGACAGCGAACGCGTGAAAAAAACCTATTTTAAAGCGCTGAAAGTAACAAAAAATCTGATCCAGAACCTGTGGTCGCGCCAACCGATCGACTCCAAGGGATTCCGGCGCGTCGTCTATGCGCTCGTCGATAACCTTTCACGAGACGAGTTCGGACTGGTATCGCTCACCGCGATCAAGAACTTTGACGAATATACCTTCAACCACTCGCTCAACGTCGGCATCTTGTCGCTGGCTGTAGGCCAGCGAACGAATTTGAGCAAGAAAGGATTGGTCAAACTTGGCACTGCCGGCCTTCTCCATGATATCGGCAAGGTCGACATACCAAAAGAACTGCTTTACAAGCCCAGCAAACCGAC is part of the bacterium genome and encodes:
- a CDS encoding HD domain-containing phosphohydrolase — its product is MTTAVNIQNSARELITLFYSLAKSMQVYDVNNDVVQNAAKKLSLHVTELFRTLPMAEIVLYRDYIFFNKQRLRYDVEGYVSLQFLEESMKRLRIKNLTFMPGIAVLELIRFAGIFKGSKNTFLKAYALEKLKSIAIDFMTTEDDLPEFFKDSERVKKTYFKALKVTKNLIQNLWSRQPIDSKGFRRVVYALVDNLSRDEFGLVSLTAIKNFDEYTFNHSLNVGILSLAVGQRTNLSKKGLVKLGTAGLLHDIGKVDIPKELLYKPSKPTPEEWETIKLHSAYGVKQIIKTRGLDEIGVSALIGAYQHHWNYDGTGYPGEPKTGRETSLIARIIRICDAYDAMTTPRPYQPIPYLPSIAIRVLWARHGFYFDPLLLKVFIQVLGMYPTGSCLELNTGETAIVIRQNFGYLDLPIIQVILDKNKERIKGSIVDLTTRTDIKIVTPVYAQKYGINPSTYFV